The Planctomycetota bacterium DNA segment CTGGGCGTCGCGATGGCGCTGGTGCTGATCTACCTGGTCGGCCTGCTGGTCGGCAACTTCCTCGGCCGGGCGTTTTATCGCGGGCTGGAGCGTCTGGTGCTCGCGATCCCGGTCGTTCGCGCGCTCTACCCGATCTTCAAGCAGATCACCGAGTTCGTCCTGGCCGATCGCGAGAAGCAGTTTGCCGGCAGCCGCGTTGTCGCGGTTCGGCCGCACAGTCGCGGCATCTGGTCGATCGCACTCGTCACCGGCGGCGGCATGAAACCCCTGGACGAGATCGGCGACGGAGAGACGCTCACCGTCTTCGTCCCGAGCAGTCCCACGGCTTTCAGCGGCTACGTCATGGTCGTCCCGCGGTCCGAGGTGGTCGAGCTGCCCATGAGCGTCGAAGAAGCGATGCGCTACCTCGTCAGCGGCGGCGTCGTGCGGGTAGATCCGGAGAGCAGAAAGGGCAAGGGCAAACGGAAAATGGCCAAGGCTCAGGACCCAGAGGAACTGCCCGCATCGGAGGCTGCTCCACCGTCCCTTCTCCCCCAACCCTCCGACGTGTAGACTGTCATCCGCCCGGTCGCACGGAAGCCGCCGGCGGCACAACGAATCCAGGAGACCACCAATGCACGTTCTCATCACGACCCGTCACATCGAAGCTTCTCCCGAGCAAAAGGCGTACGCGGAGCAGAAGGCCAACAAGCTCTTGACCTTCTACGACCGCATCCAGGAGATCGAGGTGGTCATCGAGGAGGCTCAGCCCGTCGGCTTCCACATCGAAATGCTCGTCAACGCCGAGCACAACAACAACTTCGTCGCCAACAGCCGAAGCGACAAGATCGAGAAGTGCGTCGACGAGTGCTATCAGAAGCTCGAGCGTCAGCTGACCGAGCACAAGGAGCGGCACCGCAACCGCAAGCACACCGGTGCCGGCGAGTCGATCCGCCACCAGCCGGTCTGATCTCCAACTCACGCGACACGCGATGATCCAACTCAACGGCCTGTTCACGCGTGACTCGATCGTCGTCGACCTCGACGCCGAGGATCGCGATGCGGCAACCGCCGAACTCGTCCACAAGCTCGTCGACGCCGGCCGGCTCTCCGCCGATGCCGCCGTCGATGTGCTGGCAGCGCTGACGGAGCGCGAAAAGCAAGGCAGCACCGGCTTCGGCAAAGGCGTGGCCGTCCCGCACGCCAAGCACGCGGTCGTCCCCGAGATGATGGGTGCGATCGGCGTGAGCAAGGCCGGCATCGACTTCAACAGCCTCGACGCCAAGCCCGTCCGCACGATCGTGCTGCTCCTGTCACCGGCCGATCGAAGTCGCGAGCACCTGGACGCAATGCAGACGGTGTTCAAAGTGCTGCAGCAGGATTTGCTGCGTCGCGACCTCGCCGAGGCGACGAGCGTCGACGCGGTCCTGCACGTGCTGCGGCAGGCCGACGGAGTCCCGGCGTGATCGAACGCGAGGTGACCGTCCTCAACGCCAACGGCCTGCACGCACGGCCCGCCATGCAGGTCGTCGAATGCGCCAACGCCTTCGAGTCCGACGTGACCATCGTGCGCCCGAAAGGCGATGATGAGGCTGGCATCGAAGACGGCGCCGAGGCCGACGCTGGCAGCGTCATGCAGG contains these protein-coding regions:
- a CDS encoding HPr family phosphocarrier protein, giving the protein MIEREVTVLNANGLHARPAMQVVECANAFESDVTIVRPKGDDEAGIEDGAEADAGSVMQVITLAAQKGTVLVLKVDGPDEADAVESLCALFDSKFGEDE
- a CDS encoding DUF502 domain-containing protein, yielding MIFWIFDFLWNALGWYLIELVKRSWWLAAEGGYADPTNATNIRRHFETAWYTKPLGVAMALVLIYLVGLLVGNFLGRAFYRGLERLVLAIPVVRALYPIFKQITEFVLADREKQFAGSRVVAVRPHSRGIWSIALVTGGGMKPLDEIGDGETLTVFVPSSPTAFSGYVMVVPRSEVVELPMSVEEAMRYLVSGGVVRVDPESRKGKGKRKMAKAQDPEELPASEAAPPSLLPQPSDV
- the raiA gene encoding ribosome-associated translation inhibitor RaiA; its protein translation is MHVLITTRHIEASPEQKAYAEQKANKLLTFYDRIQEIEVVIEEAQPVGFHIEMLVNAEHNNNFVANSRSDKIEKCVDECYQKLERQLTEHKERHRNRKHTGAGESIRHQPV
- a CDS encoding PTS sugar transporter subunit IIA, coding for MIQLNGLFTRDSIVVDLDAEDRDAATAELVHKLVDAGRLSADAAVDVLAALTEREKQGSTGFGKGVAVPHAKHAVVPEMMGAIGVSKAGIDFNSLDAKPVRTIVLLLSPADRSREHLDAMQTVFKVLQQDLLRRDLAEATSVDAVLHVLRQADGVPA